A stretch of DNA from Candidatus Methylomirabilota bacterium:
ATGCAGAGGTTGTTGAGATAGCTGTATGACGAAGGTCCCGAGCCTCAACTACGAGGCAGTGGTTCGGGCTCTTCGACGTGATGGCTGGGTAGTCGTTCGACAGAGAGGGAGCCACATCAGGCTGCAGAAGCATACCTCCGACGAAACGCAGAAGCTCGCCGTTCCTGCGCATCGCCCTTTCAAGCGATCTACCCTCTCCCAAATCCTGAAGCATGCTCGTTTCTCGGTAGACGAGTTTACCAAATTACTGTGAGCAACCTCCTGAAGGTGAACGGATGAAGGTGGCGGTGGTGGGAGTGGGGGCAGTGGGGGGCTACTTCGGTGGTCTGCTGGCCAAGGGTGGTGTCGATGTCACATTCATCGCCCGCGGCGAGCGCCTGAAGGCGCTCAGGGCGAAGGGCCTCACGGTCAAGAGTTGGAAGGGGGACTTCTCCGTCCGCGTCAGCGCTACTGATGAACCGGCGGAGGTTGGTTCCGTCAACTTGGTCCTTTTCTGCGTGAAATCGTACGATACCGAGTCGGCTATTCGCCAGGCATTCCCCATGATTGGGCAGCAGACCGACGTTCTGTCGCTTCAGAATGGGATCGACAACGAGGAGAAGATTGCGTCCCTCATCGGTAAGGAGAAGGTCATAGCGGGGGTCGCCTACATCGGGGCGAGCGCGCCGGAGCCCGGAGTGGTCCTCCACCAGGAGAGCGGGAAGATCGTATTCGGAGAGCTCGACGGGGGCGTCAGCGAGCGGGTTGTCAGGCTTAAAGCGTTCTTCGACCGATACGGCCTATCCGCTGAAGGCTCCCCTGACATGAAAAAAGTCCTGTGGGCGAAGCTTGCCTGGAATGCCCCTTTTAACGCAGTCAATACACTGGTCGGCGGCCCCGTCAAGGCCATCATCGAGAACCCCCACACCCTTGAGCTGGCAAGGCGGGTGACGGAAGAGGTCGTCACCCTGGCGAACGCTTCAGGGGTCAGCCTTGCTTTTGAAGAGGTTTGGGCGCGGAATATTCGGTTCTCGCAAGGGTACGACGTCAAGACCTCAATGCTTCAGGACCACGAGGCGGGCAAGCCTTTGGAGTATGAAGCCTTGAATGGCGTCATCATCAAAAAGGCGGCCGAACACAGTCTTCAGGCGCCCTACAACTTCACCCTCTACGCCCTCCTGTCGGCGCTTCAGATTACAAGCTGAGCAGTCCACCATTGCAGTTGCATCAGAGATTGCTAGCGGAGAAACAAGGCGTACAGTCGCTGGCCGATGATGCCGATGATCGGGGGCAGGAGCAGACTCGGAACTGTCCTCGCCGTGACAAAGGCCCAGCCGAGAAACGGGACCTCCCATGTGAACAAGCGGATCGGCGAGAGGAGCGACTTCGCGGTAATGAAGGTGAGCAACGGTCCGACCCCCATTCCCTCCTTCAAGAGCGAGGCGGCTACGGGGAAAACGACATACGGCCCGCCGGGCATCAGCAGGCCCACCAGCCACCCAAACAGGATGCCCTGCATGCCGGACTCTTTGCCCATCCATCTGACGAGCAACTCGCGGGGGACGAGCACCTCGAAGAGGCCGGCCAGGCAGAAGCCGAACAACAGCGGCAGCCAGACGTCCTGGAGCAGCCTCAACCCGGCTTGAAGACCCCGCAGTGGCAGATCGGCCCCTCTCGTAAAAGCCCATACGGCCATCAGGATGGTCAGCCCTCCCATGACAAGGACGTCGGTATCCATGATCCTTTTCCCCTTCGGCGTAGGCGGTTGGTCTGCCACACCCATCCTCCCGTAATCGACGACCTGAGGACGACTCAGGGTCGGGATAGGCCGAACTTCTTCAGTCGATAGCGAAGGGTGTCTCGACTGAGGCGGAGTAGCTTGGCCGCCTTCGTCTGATTGCCGCCGCTATCCCGCAACGCCTGCTCCACCAACGACCGTTCCCACGCCGCCAGGTCGATCCCTTCGCGCGGGAGCGCCCCGTGGGTAAGACCCGTAGCAGGCAGGGGGTCCACCGGCGTACTCGGCGGTGCAGGCGTCAGGGAGAGCTGTTCGATCGAAAGATGATCCCCGTAGCTCCACAGGACCGCGCGCTCGATGACGTGGCTCAGTTCCCGAATGTTGCCGGGCCAAGGATACTCGCATAGGGTGTGGGCGGCCCGGTCATCGATTGCTCGGATCGTCTTCCCGTATTTGACGTTGAACGTCTCCAGGAAATGGGTGGCGAGCAGCAGGATATCTTCGCCGCGCTCGCGCAGCGGCGGCAGATCGATGGTGATGACGGCGAGCCGATAGTAGAGATCCTTTCTGAATCGGCCGCCCTTAACCTCAGTTTCGAGATCCCGATGGGTGGCGGCAACGATGGTGACATCAACCCGCCGGTCCCGCAATCCCCCGACTCGGCGGATGACCCTCTCCTCGACGGCGCGAAGCAGCTTACCTTGAAGCGGGAGCTCGGTGTCTCCAACCTCGTCCAGGTAGAGGAAGCCCCCATCAGCGGCCTCGAACAGACCCATCTTTGATTCCTTGGCGTCTGTGAACGCTCCGCGCTCGTATCCGAACAGCTCCGCTTCCATCAGCGTAGCGGGCAGCGCCGTGCAGTTCACCTCGATAAACGAGCGGGCAGCCCGCCGACTGTGGCGGTGCAGCGTGCGCGCTACCAACCCCTTACCGGTTCCCGTCTCCCCCGTAATCAGAATCGGTGGGGGCTCCTCCAGGGCGGCGATCTGCCGGATTCTTGCAATGATCTCGCGGATCGCATCGCATTTGCCGATGATCCCCATGAGGGGAAGCTCCCGGACTTCCCGCTCTCGGTAGTAAGAGAGTTGCTGTCGTAACCGCGCGCTCTCACACGCCCGGTCGGCCAGCAGCTTCAGCTCGTCCAGATCGACCGGTTTCTTGATGTAATCGAACGCCCCAAGCTTGACCGCCTCCACTGCCCCTTCAATAGAGCCGTAGGCGGTCATAATAATGACGGCAATATTGCGGTCGAACTCCTTGATTCTGCTCAGCAACTCCATGCCGCTTTGGCCCGGCAGGCAGACATCCAGGAAGACCAGGTCGGGGCGGAGACGATCTAAGAGTTCGAGCGCCTTGTCGGCGTTCTCCGCCACTTCTGCCTCGTACCCTTGCTCGGTCATGAACAGCTTGATCGAGCGAGCCAGGGTGCGCTCGTCATCCACAATCAACAGCGTCGAGGGGTTCATGCGGTCCTGTCCCGGTCACCCGATGATATCGGCAGTGTGATGCGCACCGTGGTTCCGACTCCCGGCGCACTGGCGATGTCCAGTGATCCGCCATTCTGCGCCACGTATCGTTTGGCGATGGCGAGGCCAAGGCCGGTTCCTTCCGCCTTCGTTGTGAAGAATGGATCACAAACCGACGGGAGCAGTGGCGTGGCGATCCCGCCCCCGGTATCGGCGATCTCCAGGACCACCGATCCAGACCTGCCGTTTCCCGTTCCGCGGTACCCCCGGATCGTGATAGACCCGCCATCGGGCATGGCATCGAGGGCGTTGGAGAAGATCTCGCCCAGCGCTTGCTCTACCTGAATCGGATCGATATCTACCTCAGGCAGGTCGCGCTGCATGTCGATTTCAAGTCGGATACCGCGATCCTTGAGCGGTCCGGCGAATGTGGGTAACAGGCCGTCGATCAGCCTGGGGAGCTGTTCCGGGATGGGACGAAAAGGGCCTGGGCGGGAGAAGGCGAGCAGATGCGTGATGCGGCGGTCCAACCGGTCGACCTCGGCGATGACCATCTTCAGGTGCGCCTGCGCCACAGGCCCGTCGGCTACGTGATGAAGGGTAACCTGGGCCGCGGCTCGAAGGCTCGCCAGGGGATTGCGCAAGCCGTGGGCGACCGCGGCGGACATCTCGCCGATAGAGGCCAGTTTTTCAGATTGGATGAGTTGCGCCTGAGTCTCTTCCAACTTCTTGATTTTGAGCTCCAACTCGTGGTTGAGCCGGGCCATCGCCTCATGGGACCGCTTCAGGTTCTCGGTCATCCCGGCGAACGCCTGCGCCAGCTCGCCGATCTCATCTTTCGAGCGAACCGCTACCTCGTGATCCAGACGGCCTGCGCCCACTACCTCCATTGCCGCTTTAAGCTGATGGATCGGACGCGCCAGCCCTCTGGAGATCAAGATCGAGGCGGCCACCCCGATGGCCAGGGAAAGCAGAATAATCAATGACAGCAGGCGCCCCTCGGTTTGCAGGATCTTCTCAAGTCTGGCGTAGGCCCGTTGCAGGCTGTGGGCGCGGGCCGCGCCGTACACCTCTTTATTTTTGGCGCTGAGGGTAGGCAGGAGCCGGCCCTTCAGTTCCGTATTGGCCAAGGTCAGCGCTGCGCTCCGCTGTCCGTTCTGATACAGGGAGATGATGCGCTTGCCGACGTCGAACATCTGGCCATGGATCTGTTCGACGTCTGTGACGAGATCCATTTCATCGGGTGTCAGTGTTAGCTTCCATTGGCGGAGGTGCTCCTCGATCTCCGGCTCCAACCGAAAGAACTCCGCCTGCGCCTCATGGTCCGTCCCGGTGAGAAACCCCCAGATTTGGCGGCTCTGGCGAAATAAGACCGTTTCGAGTTCGGCATACGTCCGAGTTCTCGCCATACTCTCGCCAAGCGCTCTGAGGGCTGCTCGTTCCTCCCGGTTATTCCAGATGGCTTCTATGCTGATCAGCAGAACCGGTACAACCATGAGCGCGAAGCCGAGCAGCAACTTGCGTTGGAACTTCATGATTAGAACTTTAGCCGTCCTGCTTCAGCGCCGTCAAGGGAAAGTTAACATGTGGCAGGGTAGGCGTCGTGCCTGCCCAGCTCGGCGAACGTGCAGCGGGGTTATCGTCACCAAATAAAGAGGTGAGGCTGTCG
This window harbors:
- a CDS encoding type II toxin-antitoxin system HicA family toxin, whose amino-acid sequence is MTKVPSLNYEAVVRALRRDGWVVVRQRGSHIRLQKHTSDETQKLAVPAHRPFKRSTLSQILKHARFSVDEFTKLL
- a CDS encoding 2-dehydropantoate 2-reductase; amino-acid sequence: MKVAVVGVGAVGGYFGGLLAKGGVDVTFIARGERLKALRAKGLTVKSWKGDFSVRVSATDEPAEVGSVNLVLFCVKSYDTESAIRQAFPMIGQQTDVLSLQNGIDNEEKIASLIGKEKVIAGVAYIGASAPEPGVVLHQESGKIVFGELDGGVSERVVRLKAFFDRYGLSAEGSPDMKKVLWAKLAWNAPFNAVNTLVGGPVKAIIENPHTLELARRVTEEVVTLANASGVSLAFEEVWARNIRFSQGYDVKTSMLQDHEAGKPLEYEALNGVIIKKAAEHSLQAPYNFTLYALLSALQITS
- a CDS encoding permease; this translates as MADQPPTPKGKRIMDTDVLVMGGLTILMAVWAFTRGADLPLRGLQAGLRLLQDVWLPLLFGFCLAGLFEVLVPRELLVRWMGKESGMQGILFGWLVGLLMPGGPYVVFPVAASLLKEGMGVGPLLTFITAKSLLSPIRLFTWEVPFLGWAFVTARTVPSLLLPPIIGIIGQRLYALFLR
- a CDS encoding sigma-54-dependent Fis family transcriptional regulator; translated protein: MNPSTLLIVDDERTLARSIKLFMTEQGYEAEVAENADKALELLDRLRPDLVFLDVCLPGQSGMELLSRIKEFDRNIAVIIMTAYGSIEGAVEAVKLGAFDYIKKPVDLDELKLLADRACESARLRQQLSYYREREVRELPLMGIIGKCDAIREIIARIRQIAALEEPPPILITGETGTGKGLVARTLHRHSRRAARSFIEVNCTALPATLMEAELFGYERGAFTDAKESKMGLFEAADGGFLYLDEVGDTELPLQGKLLRAVEERVIRRVGGLRDRRVDVTIVAATHRDLETEVKGGRFRKDLYYRLAVITIDLPPLRERGEDILLLATHFLETFNVKYGKTIRAIDDRAAHTLCEYPWPGNIRELSHVIERAVLWSYGDHLSIEQLSLTPAPPSTPVDPLPATGLTHGALPREGIDLAAWERSLVEQALRDSGGNQTKAAKLLRLSRDTLRYRLKKFGLSRP
- a CDS encoding HAMP domain-containing protein, producing the protein MKFQRKLLLGFALMVVPVLLISIEAIWNNREERAALRALGESMARTRTYAELETVLFRQSRQIWGFLTGTDHEAQAEFFRLEPEIEEHLRQWKLTLTPDEMDLVTDVEQIHGQMFDVGKRIISLYQNGQRSAALTLANTELKGRLLPTLSAKNKEVYGAARAHSLQRAYARLEKILQTEGRLLSLIILLSLAIGVAASILISRGLARPIHQLKAAMEVVGAGRLDHEVAVRSKDEIGELAQAFAGMTENLKRSHEAMARLNHELELKIKKLEETQAQLIQSEKLASIGEMSAAVAHGLRNPLASLRAAAQVTLHHVADGPVAQAHLKMVIAEVDRLDRRITHLLAFSRPGPFRPIPEQLPRLIDGLLPTFAGPLKDRGIRLEIDMQRDLPEVDIDPIQVEQALGEIFSNALDAMPDGGSITIRGYRGTGNGRSGSVVLEIADTGGGIATPLLPSVCDPFFTTKAEGTGLGLAIAKRYVAQNGGSLDIASAPGVGTTVRITLPISSGDRDRTA